In Pradoshia eiseniae, the sequence CATCTGCTCCAGAAACGATATGGAAATTAAAATTTTCTTGGTTATCCCGAATGAACTGTACAACTTCTGCAATCAAATGCTCTGGGTTATTCAGTTCTTCCTTCACTATTTCAGAGAATCTATTGGCATAACGCATGATTTCTATATCCTCAATAGGAGTACCCAACACATCTTCAAAGAAATACTTGATTTTCACATAGCGGGATAAGCCGCCGTTTAGGTTATGAAAATCTAATAGTGGTTTTACCGTTTCAGCATCATACTCGTCGAAAATCTTCCTGAATCCTGCTGTTTTAATGGGCATTGAATCGATAATAACGCCATCAAAATCAAATAGAATATTTTTGATCATCATGTTGTCTCCTTTAAGTCTCAATTTTTTCATACTACCATATTGTTTATCTGAAAAAAAGAAGGTGTTGAATTCGGCGTTTACAGGAAGGAGTATTACTTATAGTAGTGAAAATTGTTTAATTATGTGGCATTATGACGAATTATGCCAATGGCGGCAAGGGGTCCATAGAGCTATAAAGAGGATGTGTGGACAGTTTTACAAATGGATATGCATAACCTCA encodes:
- a CDS encoding HAD family hydrolase is translated as MMIKNILFDFDGVIIDSMPIKTAGFRKIFDEYDAETVKPLLDFHNLNGGLSRYVKIKYFFEDVLGTPIEDIEIMRYANRFSEIVKEELNNPEHLIAEVVQFIRDNQENFNFHIVSGADEQELKYLCEQLNIAQYFKSIHGSPTHKNELVKQVMKENSYLKTETILIGDSINDLEAAEVNEIGFYAYNNADLRPLSTNYIETMADFTL